CGTGAAATGCTGGAAGTCCAGCTGGGCGAACACAAGCGTGAAATGGAGATTTTAAATACTGTAAATTTCTTTCAAAAGTTTGACGAAGTGCGGCTTGGTGCTTTGGCCGATACCAGCATGGGTAAATTTTTAATTGGGGTTAGTCTCGGGAAAATTACTCACGAAGGTGATGCAATTATGCTGATTTCTTCAAATTCACCAATCGGAAAAGATTTGATGGGCAAAACCATAGGACAAAGCTTTGATTTTAAAGGAAAATCAGTAAAAATTATTTCCATCATTTAAAAGCTGTCACAAGCCCAGGTTTAACCCAAATGTACCGTTGTAGCGTATCAAACTTAGATACTCTCAGGTAGCCCTCATGATTTTGTTTCAGAAATTCTCGGGAGGAGGGGTTTTCCATGTCTAATCTGAAAAGACAAATGATGTCGGCATTGTGCTTTTTTGCCAATGAATCTATATTATCTTTTTCCGGTGTCCAGTTGAATCTGCGATAATTGGTTTTGTAATAATTAAAGCCAAAATCATCGTGGGAGAGCAATACCAAGGTATTTCCTTGACCCAATTCTTTCATTTTTTTGTAAAAATCCACATTGTTGGGGTGCTGAGATTTGAAAGGAAATCCCATAGTCAATCCAATCAAAAGAACTACTGAAATGAAATAAGGACTTAGCTTTAGCTGTTTTCTCCATACTAAAAACTCAGTCAAAAAGCCTATTGCCAACAAAACCAGAGGCATTAAAAGCAATACAAAGTGTTGACGTGGGAATACAATCAGTATCAAAAGTAAAGCCGGCAAGAATATTAAAACCAGGTAGCCATCTGGTTTTGGAAGCCGGATTTTTTTTATAGAAGCCTTAAAGTCAATTGCTAACAGAAAATAAAAGACAAAAGCAGCTGCAAAATATTTGGTTTTTTCTTTAAAAACTGAAAGGAAAACATCGTAAAATATCGATTTCAGAAAAATCAAAATTTCTTTTGACAGCCCTTCCATATTGCTCAGTACATGTTTCAGAAACATAGTGGGGTTAGAGGTAAGAAGCTGAACCTCATAGTTAACTTTTCCAAAAAGGTTTTCAAATTGGATGAATTCATCGTTCAGGTCAAGATGTTTGCCGGTCCATTTTTCATAATTATCAAAAAAATGCATGATAAAATTGGCTTTGAGCATGCCTTTGGGATAAATGCCACCTGCCGCAATGAACAACAAGACCAGCAGACCTGCCAGGTAAAACACAGTGTTGTGTTTCTTCTCTTTTTTTGCAAAAAATACAAAAGCCAAAAATACAAAAGGAAAAATCCAAAGGTATTCGGGGCGACTTACATAAATATTTAATAAAAATCCAAGAGCAAGTAAGGCCAGATTTATACTTTTTTTCCTTTTTGAGTCAATTAAAATGATTGTAGATAGAATTATTACCAGATTAAGAAAAGTGATTTTTGGAAAAATAGAAATCTGAATGCCTGAAAAAAGGAATAAAAGGCTGATATAGAAGGAGGTGTAAAAGCTTTTTAGATATTTATTGAGGAAAAATATTAACAAAACAAAAACAATTACTGACAGTAAAAAGAAATTTGTGAAAATGAGTTTTAATGGATCAGAAATGAAAAAAGACAAGATTTTTATCCAGGACAGATACAGCAGATTTCCCATGTTTGCCATAGGAAGTATGAGATTTATGCCATCATTCAGAAAAACATCTTCATCAGTGGTGGGTAAATCATACCGACCAAAGGAATAGAAATAGTAGGCCAAAATACTCAGAAAGATTATAATTGCCTTAAAGTAAGCTCGCTGAGTAAAATTCTGTTTTTGGTATGAAAACATAAAATATTTCTTGAATCAATAATTGATATCTTTTTTATGGCAATTTAACCCTAAACCCGGCAGAAAAATGAAATGTTGAACACCTTTTCATTTTTGGATAAAATCCAAATTCAGATTATTTTGAAATTCCTCAAGAAACTTTCCAACATGAATACCATCCACCAAGGCATGATTGACGTGTACCGCAACCGGCATCAGGAGTTTATTTCCTTCTTCGAAGGTCTTTCCAAAGGTGATTTTGGGGCAACTGTCAGGGAAAGAAAACGCCCGGGCATGCGAAACGGAGGTAAATTTAATCCAGGGCAGACTGCTGTAATGAATCACATTTTGTCCGGCTCCAGCAGGAACAAGTCCTGTAGCGTTTTGAACTCTTTCTATTTCTTTTTGAGCTTCGGTTTTAAAGATTTGGTAGTCAGAATGATAATCAAAATAGGCAAATCCAAATGTACCATCAGGGCGATTGATGGTAGGCGAGGCGTGAATGGCATCATACAAGTAAACCTCCCCGTTATCGATTCTCAACCTGAAATTTTCGATACTGTTCGCCGCTTTTAAAGAAGCATAAAGATAATATAGGAAGAAGGATTCACCTGTCTCTTTGGCATTTTTATAGGCCAAAGTACAATCTACTTCAGCAGTGATTCCAAAAAATGGTTCTTCAAATTTTGAGAAAAATTCAAAATGATCTTTTCGCAGCCAAGTGGCAATATCAAGAGCCGTTTTTAGCATTTTTCTGCTTTGATTTTTCCTTTTTTAAAATTAAAAAAGCCTTCAAAACTTAGGTCTTCGTCCAGTACCGGCCAATGTATTCCCATGGGAGAGATTTCGAAATTCTCCAGTTCTTTTTGTGAAGCACTTTTTAGTCTTGGAAACCAATCTAAAGGCATTTTCCCTTCTTCTCCCTTTTCAGTGAGAATGAAAATATCTCTGTCCTTAAACCAAACTTTCACCATGAAACTCTTTCCATTTTCTAATTAATAATTCCTGATTTTCTTCAATAATTGACTCTGCTAATTTTAAATCTTTTGGTTTTAATCCTTTATTATTAACCATTCTTACAGGTTTTATTTCAAATTTTGCTTCACCTTCTGCATTCCTTATATGAACGTGCATGGGAAGATGCTCATTTGAGTAAAAAAAGAACTTTAGACCGAAAACTATAAAAATTGTTGGCATAGTATTGAAATGAAAATCAAATGCAATTTTCAAAAAAATATTTGAAAATTTAGTTTTTATGTAAAAAACCTAAAACGTCATCCAGTTTTTCAACTTGCTTAAATTGTTCATTTTCAATCTCAACATCCACTAGCTCATGTGCCCAGGTGGTATGGTAAGGCACGTGCACTCCCCAGCCACCGAGCTCCAGCACCGGCAGAATGTCTGATTTTACCGAATTCCCAATCATCATAAACTCACTTGGTTTGATATCAAGATGTTTAATAAGTTTTTGATAGTCGGCGGTGCGTTTTTCAGACATAATTTCGATATGATGAAAATATTCCTCCAACCCCGACTTCCTTAATTTTCGTTCCTGATCCAGCAAGTCACCTTTGGTAGCCACTACTAAGCGGTATTTGCCTTTCAGGGCTTTCAATGTGTCTTCTACACCCTCGAGCAATTCAATGGGTTTTTCCAGCATTTCTTTGCCCAGCTTGATGGTTTCTTCAACCAGTTTTAGGCTGCCTTTTGATTCCGTAATGACCGAAATTGTCTCAATCATACTCAGCATAAAAGCCTTGATGCCATAGCCATACAGCTCAAGGTTTTGCATTTCTATTTTAAAAAGCTCCTTGGCTGACGAATGCATGGGCAAATAGTCTTCCAATAGTGCACAAAAAAGGTCTTCAACTTCACGGAAATACGGCTCATTGACCCAAAGCGTATCATCGGCATCAAAAGCAATTACTTTAAGGTTGTTCATTTTATAAAACCAAAATTTATATTTCTAAAAAAATTTAAAATTGGCG
The sequence above is a segment of the Cytophagaceae bacterium genome. Coding sequences within it:
- a CDS encoding GreA/GreB family elongation factor, whose translation is MNKKNLVSAVVDILENKIAEIEKAIENVQASVNEETKSSMGDKYEVGRVMAQNEREMLEVQLGEHKREMEILNTVNFFQKFDEVRLGALADTSMGKFLIGVSLGKITHEGDAIMLISSNSPIGKDLMGKTIGQSFDFKGKSVKIISII
- a CDS encoding chloramphenicol acetyltransferase; translation: MLKTALDIATWLRKDHFEFFSKFEEPFFGITAEVDCTLAYKNAKETGESFFLYYLYASLKAANSIENFRLRIDNGEVYLYDAIHASPTINRPDGTFGFAYFDYHSDYQIFKTEAQKEIERVQNATGLVPAGAGQNVIHYSSLPWIKFTSVSHARAFSFPDSCPKITFGKTFEEGNKLLMPVAVHVNHALVDGIHVGKFLEEFQNNLNLDFIQK
- a CDS encoding DUF4160 domain-containing protein, whose amino-acid sequence is MPTIFIVFGLKFFFYSNEHLPMHVHIRNAEGEAKFEIKPVRMVNNKGLKPKDLKLAESIIEENQELLIRKWKEFHGESLV
- a CDS encoding DUF2442 domain-containing protein; translation: MVKVWFKDRDIFILTEKGEEGKMPLDWFPRLKSASQKELENFEISPMGIHWPVLDEDLSFEGFFNFKKGKIKAEKC
- a CDS encoding HAD family hydrolase; protein product: MNNLKVIAFDADDTLWVNEPYFREVEDLFCALLEDYLPMHSSAKELFKIEMQNLELYGYGIKAFMLSMIETISVITESKGSLKLVEETIKLGKEMLEKPIELLEGVEDTLKALKGKYRLVVATKGDLLDQERKLRKSGLEEYFHHIEIMSEKRTADYQKLIKHLDIKPSEFMMIGNSVKSDILPVLELGGWGVHVPYHTTWAHELVDVEIENEQFKQVEKLDDVLGFLHKN